The DNA window TTTCTCTCTATATGTCTGTTCAGAGGGACACTGCCAGCTAGCCAGGTCCCAGAtttgtttgtgctatcatgttaTCTCCTTGTCATGGCAATTAGTGACAAGGAGTTGacgcaaacagatctgggaccaggctatgccAGTCTGACTTCTCTGTCAGAATGTCTCTCTCTTAATTCGTTGATGTAAAGAAGGTGTGACAtcatctccccccctccctctctctctctctctctctctctctctctctctctctctctctctctctctctctctctctctctctctctctctctctctctctctctctctctctctctctctctctcccccagatcTCCCATCATGCTCAGCCATCCAGGTGTCTGCTCGTGAAGACAGGAAGTATGCCATGCTGTTCCAGTCGGTGGTCCTGCCGTGTCAATACTCCACCATGTCCACCCAGACACCTGTGGTCCAATGGTGGTACAAGTCTTACTGCCGCGACCGCACCCGCGATGCCTTCAGCTTCCCGGAGAGCCTGGGGGTAGGGGGGTCTGAGCTGGGCTCCTCGTCCCATCTAGACTGCTCCGATTCTAGCCGCACCGTCCGCGTGGTGGCCTCAGTCACCGGATCTTCCATCACCCTGGCCGAGCACTACAAGGGGAGAGATATTACTATCATCAACAGTAAGACATGGCACTCACTACTAGTGTTGTTGATGATGGTAGTACATGATGTCCAGGGAGGCTGGTCAGATCCACTAGATAAAAGACATGTCACTAGTGTTGTTGATGATGGTATTACATCAAGGGGACTAGATGTCCAGGGAGGCTGGTCAGATCCACTAGATAAAAGACATGTCACTAGTGTTGTTGATGATGGTATTACATCAGGGGGACTAGATGTCCAGGGGAGGCTGGTCAGATCCACTAGATAAAAGACATGTCACTAGTGTTGTTGATGATGGTATTACATCAGGGGGACTAGATGTCCAGGGAGGCTGGTCAGATCCACTAGATAAAAGACATGTCACTAGTGTTGTTGATGATGGTATTACATCAGGGGGACTAGATGTCCAGGGAGGCTGGTCAGATCCACTAGATAAAAGACATGTCACTAGTGTTGTTGATGATGGTATTACATCAAGGGGACTAGATGTCCAGGGAGGCTGGTCAGATCCAAATAAACATCAGGTAGATAAAGGTCACAGGAGGTAGAGGTCACATGCAGGTCACAAGGCTGCCTTTCTTCTCAATGATAAACCACACGTTGACATGCACCCACCCACATGCTTGCTGTGAGGTCCTCTGAAGAGACACTGAGACGGTGTTGTGGAGGACAGGCAGGGTGATGAAGAGTGATGAAGAGGAAGAGACGCGATAGTCCGGGGTCCCATTGTGACATAGCTACATGGCTTCCAGACCCTCATCCACGGGGACGCGCATCCCGAATGC is part of the Coregonus clupeaformis isolate EN_2021a unplaced genomic scaffold, ASM2061545v1 scaf3067, whole genome shotgun sequence genome and encodes:
- the LOC123489612 gene encoding immunoglobulin-like domain-containing receptor 2; protein product: MRWKRRGEHVHRISLNANTLIRKMCLLLRLWIPVLFLTDLPSCSAIQVSAREDRKYAMLFQSVVLPCQYSTMSTQTPVVQWWYKSYCRDRTRDAFSFPESLGVGGSELGSSSHLDCSDSSRTVRVVASVTGSSITLAEHYKGRDITIIN